The Malus domestica chromosome 17, GDT2T_hap1 genome contains the following window.
CAGATCATCTTGAAACCAGTCGGAGGATGCAGACCCAGTCACACTATGGtttgatttttcattcattGAGTCCACTACAGATCCAAATACCGTGCCTATGCGGGCAGAAAAATCCACCGTGGAACCCACAAAGGCGTCAAGGGATTTTGATTCTTGGGGAAGGCTTTCAGAAGCTTGAGAGAGACTTTCAGAAGCTTGATAGAGGCTTTCAGAAGCTTGAGAGAGGCTTTCAGAAGCTCGAGGAAGGATTTCAGAAGCTAGAGGAAGGGTTTCAGAAGCTTGTGATTCAGAAGCAGCAAACTGAAAACTTGCCGCCCAACCAGAATCACCACTCTCTCCTTCAGTAGTCTGCACAACTGTCTCAAAAGGCTTTACATTCTCAAACAACCTAAGAGTTTCATGACCTTGGAAACTCTCTTTACCGACAATCTGTGTGCTAGACCCGAACAACTCTTCGGAATTACTCGAAGAACCATCTTTCTTTCCTCAAAGAAAAAGTTGTCGAGATTGACTCCAGCCAAATCTGGTAATTTGAGCAGATTGGGGATCTCATTTGGGAGATCAGTCTCAATTTTCTCTCGCTTAGAGGTCCATTTTATTTCAAGATTTAAGAGATCAGATAGACTTAACTCATCATTCCGCGCAGTCTGTGCTCTGTTTAATTCATTTGCTCTAACAGGTAAATCCACTATCTTCTGCAAACCAAAGTCTAAAACTTTATCGAGTATTCAAGAAGCCCcacaaaattaatttcaaagTCTCTACATTGACGAGAGGACAATAAACCTCATTTCTAGCAAACGAAAGATAGGCAAACAAAACTATAATTTCCCACTTAGATGATATGGTTGCGGAATAAATggactacaacaacaacaaagccttttcccactaagtggggtcggcctatgaatcctagaacgccattgcgctagATTTTGTGTCATTTCCTCCGttaaatccaagtactctaagtcttttcttagggtctcttccaaagttttcctaggtcttcctctacccattcggccctgaacctctgtcccatagtcacatttttgaaccggagcgtcagtaggccttctttgcacatgtccaaaccaccggaaccgattttctctcatctttccttcaatttcggctactcctactttacctcggatatcctcattcccaatcttaccctttctcgtgtgcccacccatcccacgaagcatcctcatctccgctacacccattttgtgtacgtgttgatgcttcaccgctcaacattatgtgccatacaacatcgctggccttattgccgtcctataaaattttcccttgagcttcagtggcctacgacggtcacacaacacgctggatgcacttttacacttcatccatccagcttgtattctatggttgagatctccatctaattctccgttctcttgcaagataaaTCCTAGATAGCAAAAACGGTTGCTTTTTGTGAtcgtcgctagattgctccggtcattagtgtggataagtatataaacggatagagataggaaagcaaacacaagatgtacgtggttcacctagattggctacgtccacggaatagaagagttctaattaattgtgaagggtttacactagtacataggttcaagctctcctttagtgagtacaagtgaatgatttagtacaaatgacattaagaaatattgtgggagaatgatcccgtaatcacgaaacttctaagtaccggagtgtggtatcgtcttgacttgccttatctgtctcataggtagatgtggcatcttctctggaagtactcttcctccatccaggggtggtatctttaactggtggagatgcacaaggtaatgtatcaatttcacttgaagcttacttgtagtttcaggcttggtcaaacgcgatacaaaccatgtagtaggagtcccctaagtcgccgagctaggggatctgctgaaagaggtgacagacaaggtaagcaatcagagctccgactgattgttcacattctccctatcttgcaggcagcatgaaggataaagagaagaaaaatgagaagagatgatatgggatacttttgcttttgaagaagtaattttccacaggcttattcttgaactgggctggagggttttctggtttcctcaagAGTGTAAGgttgactgaagaatttgagggtcaaaacaagtctatcaaatctagagtacgttcgaccctgctgatatgggatacttttgcttttgacagagtagtggatgtatcggcacgtgtgctgttacgcttatctccacatgcttccttgtatcattctcacttgccctatctgttcctcaggaaaatgcggtatcttccttggaagcataagatgttgaagatgagtactcgagagcaatgccaggtaagtaatcaggtaaggggttccaggcagtcagttcctggctggaagcttgatttcaagtgctgactgattgctctctttctcattgtcttgcaggtaagaacaaggccaaaggaaaagacagggaaaaagtatgatatgggatactcttgcttttaaccctgatgatatgagatattcttgctctagtatagcttgtttgcagaggtattatcggggggaaagaaagctgaatatttcgaaaggcttcgttgggagtgccctctcagatatgaggaagggttaagcatttttgcagctctgcctgtccgttggggatggaggtcgacttatataggagtctccctaacaacaagtagtaatgctattcctttaccctgcttggtcatagcacggtagtgggagctgccagcttcacatgttttaactctgtcagagcactttgaaaaagtggtctgtggtatctggaaaactgatgttgcgtgtgaagattacagacaagctttatccaaggagatccggctcttgaagttgggaaagtggtgcctcttcggttttcgaacaagtaatcctgtcggggatctggctctcgagattcggagaacgatgtctcttcgatttttgagaaagcaatcctgctgggggtctggctctcgagattcggagagcagtttctcttcaatttttgagaaagtaatcatgttgggagtctggctctcgagattcggagggcagtgcctcttcgattttggagcaagcaatcttgttgggagtgttttctcgaatgtgagtaaaggttgggcatgtttgctagtataccttgccacgaagcacaaaggttgacacacagggactttccattatccagcagtggtactgttcctttaccatttcttcgatttttgagaaagtaatcatgttgggagtctggctctcgagattcggagggcggtgcctcttcgattttggagcaagcaatcttgttgggagtgttttctcgaatgtgagtaaaggttgggcatgtttgctagtctaccttgccacgaagcacagaggttgacacacatggactttccaattatccagcagtggtactgttcctttcccttgtgggtaataatatggtaggtaaaccttcaaaatttatgtgtttaaactttgttagtgctgtttctttgctattcttttacccttcttggtcagagcgatgtagtgggagctgcaagcttcacgtgtctcaactttgtcagggaacttttggcaaagttatctgtggtatcAATGAGCtgctgttgcgtgtgggaagtgggtgattgaacagtaagattcatgtgctttctacttcaccagaaatcttcgacagaatgcccataatttccgcaaagttgagtgtgcgtgtgacaagtgctgacaaggctggaaaagtaggtgtctcttcgatttctgagatcggccctcgtggtctttgagcagcccagcttttgagaaagcaaacacctcttcaatttctgagatcgaccatcgtggtctctgagcagcccagcttttgagaaagcaaatgcctcttcgatttctgagcaggcgcctcttcgatttctgaagctccgtcgagtgcagatttttattagggctggcattaagttccaaagcacacttgaatctccaccagtagaagctccattcttgcacttctaagatcttgatttgtccgacctcttctctcttcaacacctttaaaaatgtctggcccctccgaccgtcgttttgacttgaaccttgttgaagaggcagccccgccttctacagacaacatatggcgcccatccttcgtctcccctactggtcctcttaccgttggggattccgtgatgaagaatgatatgaccgctgtggtggtggccaggaaccttctcactcccaaagataacagactactttccaaacggtctgatgagttggctgttaaggattctctggctctcagtgttcagtgtgcaggttctgtgtctaatatggcccaacgcctatttgctcgaacccgccaagttgaatcattggcggctgaagtgatgagtcttaaacaggagattagagggctcaagtatgagaataaacagttgcaccggctcgcacatgactatgctacaaacatgaagaggaagcttgaccagatgaaggaatctgatggtcaggttttacttgatcatcagagatttgtgggtttgttccaaaggcatttattgccttcgtcttctggggctgaaccgcgtaatgaagctccaagtGATCAACTTCTGATGCCCCCtcattctagggttctgtccagtactgaggctccgaatgttccccctccggtgccttctctttctggggctctaccgactgctgagacttctcctaagcaacctttgtgaaggctccctcttgtttgtttattttgactcatgtatatgtacatatttgtaacttatcggggatatcaataaataagttttccttcatttcaacgtattatgttaaatacaccaaagccttcttcgctaagttctttgaattttcttttgttgaagcttgtatgttgaagctttgtgagtggagcatgtaggttgaggtagtgttcccttaaattcccgagtgaggaaaacttctcggttggagacttggaaaatccaagtcactgagtgggatcggctatatgaatcttagaacgccattgtgctcggtcctgtgtcatgtcctccgttagatccaagtactctaagtcttttcttaaagtctcttccaaagttttcctaggtcttcctctaccccttcggccctgaacctctgtcccatagtcgcatcttctaatcggagcgtcagtaggccttctttgcacatgtccaaaccatcgtaaccgattttctctcatctttccttcaatttcggctactcctactttaccccggatatcctcattcctaatcttatcctttctcgtgtgcccacacatccaacgaagcatcctcatctccgctacacccattttgtgtacgtgttgatgcttcaccgcccaacattctgtgccatacagcatcgccggccttattgtcgtcctataaaattttcccttgagtttcagtggcatacggcggtcacacaacacgctggctgcactcttccacttcatccatccagcttgtattctatggttgagatctccatctaattctccgttcttttgcaagatagatcctaggtaacgaaaacggtcgctctttggtatttcttgatctccgatcctcacccctaactcgttttggcctccatttgcactgaacttgcactccatatattctgtctttgatcggcttaggcgaagacctttagattccaacacttctctccaaaggttaagctttgcatttaccccttcttgagtttcatctatcaacactatatcgtctgcgaaaagcatacaccaaggaatatcatcttgaatatgtcctgtaaactcatccattaccaaagcaaaaaggtaaggacttaacgatgagccttgatgtaatcctacagttatggtaaagctttcggtttgtccttcatgagttcttacggcagtctttgctccttcatacatatcctttatagcttggatatatgctactcgtactcctttcttatctaaaatcctccaaataatgtctcttgggaccctatcatacgctttttccaaatctataaagaccatgtgtaaatcctttttcccatctctatatctttccatcaatcttcgtaagagatagattgcctccatggttgagcgccctggcatgaacccgtattggttgtccgaaacccgtgtctcttgcctcaatctatgctcaatgactctctcccagagcttcattgtatgactcattagcttaaaacccttatagttcatgcaattttgtacgtcgcccttattcttatagataggcaccaaagtgctcgttcgccactcatttgacatcttcttcgttttcaaaatcctcttGAAAAGgtagtgagccatgttatacctgtctctcccaaaactttccacacttcgattggtatatcgtctgggcctactgcttttctatgcttcatcttcttcaaagctacaaccacttcttccttccggattcgatgataaaaagagtagtttctacactcttctgagttactcaactcccctaaagaagcactcatttcatgtccttcattgaaaagattatgaaaataacctctccatctgtctttaaccgcgttctctgtagcaagaacctttccatcatcatccttgatgcacctcatttggtttaggtcccttgtcttcttttcccttgctctagctagtttatagatatccaactctccttctttggtatctagtcgcttatacatatcgtcataagccgctaacttagcttctctcacagctttcttcgcctcttgcttcgcttttctatacctttcaccattttcatcgatcctatccttgtataaggctttacaacattctttcttagccttcacctttgtttgtacctcctcattccaccaccaagattccttttggtgtggggcaaagcccttggactctcctaatacctcttttgctacttttcggatacaactagccatggaatcccacatttggctagcttccccctctctatcccacacacactgggtgattactttctctttgaaaatggcttgtttttcttcttttagattccaccatctagtccttgggcacttccaagtcttgttcttttttctcactcttttgatatgtacatccatcaccaacaagcgatgttgattagccacgctctctcctggtataactttgcaatccttacaagttatacgatcccctttcctcattagaagaaaatctatttgtgtttttgacgacccactcttgtaggtgatcacatgttcttttctcttcttaaagaaggtgttggctaagaagagatcatatgccattgcaaaatccaagatagcttccccatcctcgtttctctccctaaaaccatggccaccatgaaaacctccatagttacctgtctccctgcccacgtgtccatttaaatctcctcctataaataacttctccgtttgagcaattccttgcaccaagtctccaaggtcttcccaaaatttctccttcgaactcgtatccaaccctacttgaggtgcgtatgcactaatcacattgataagttcttgtcctattacaatcttgattgccatgattctatcttctaccctcttgacatctacaacatcttgtgtcaaggtcttgtccacgatgatgccaactccgtttctcgttctatttgtgcccgaataccaaagtttaaaccctgagttttctagatcatttgccttacgaccaacccacttagtttcttgtaggcacataatatttatccttctcctcaccataacttccactacttccatagattttcctgttaaggttcctatattccacgttcctaaacgcattttgctctcttgaactctacccaactgtcctagcttcttcaccttcccccgtctaataggatcaaagtactttttttgtgtgtcccgtgtaaagttgataggagcatatgctcccaaacaactttgagtggagtcgttcgaaaagaagtttctatggcccccttgctcatttaacactgcatccgggtgccgatggagatacagtaacccttgctcacttatcactgtgctcgggccacacagcgcgccacttattggtgacgccctagctttagcgcgattttgttctggattatTTCTACATCTCTGCCCAATCTCAAAATCATATACTATGTATTATTTCTACATCTCATCACTTCTGGGTCGTACGACGACAGCTCCGCTTCTTCCCGAAGCGAGATCTGCACCTGCTTTATCACATCCATCGGGATTTCCAACGCCATTATCAGAGTTGGTGGCCGTCGATGCGTGTGTTGGAATGGGGCGGTTGAGTGATGAGGGGCACAATGTCACTCAATCGCCATGTTTCCCACCAGTTTCTGTTCGATTCTCATTGATTGGAATACGATGGTAAATCCTttaaaaaattatcttaatttaatttaatttattaatcttttttttttttgtgataaacgaAATTCGAACTAATATAACTATATTGTAGCATTGTAGCACCAAATGTTAGAGGACTCttttgacacaaaaaaaaaaatgttagagGACTCTTTTTTCACAAAAcgatatttttactctaaactaagaaggaaatatttgaacccGAAAAGCATTGAATTGAAAGAATTACCTAACTATTAGATACATCCACCATTTGCTGAGAACTTTTAATCATACATCACGATGTCCACAAATATCAAACACACCAGTTTCAAAAGTTGGctaaaataatgaatttacaaattttaaaaattatttaaaatcgaCGTAATTTCGATTGATTACATTTTGGGTTttgtaaggccatctccaaccgatccgACCAGAGGGTCATAGGGCTAAAAATAGTCCGAAATGACACGAAAACCGTCTCCGACCAAGAGCTAGGCCAAATGACTTATGGGTCATACCGGGCCAAAACCAGCCAATCAGACCAGCAGGCTGGCCATTTCTAACCAGCCAGCTAGCCCGATGAGCCaaccctttttatttatttattttggacaTTTTTTTTGAGGTTTTTTTGTTGTCCAGATCACTTTTTTTTTAGAGGTTTTCTTTTTTTGCCCAACCCccttttttttgagtttttttttgttgtctaGCCCACTTTTGTTGCCCAACTCACTTGTTTTTttagaggtttttttttttttttggcgcagcccaattttttttgtttttttgttggacaatatgttttttttttatttctaatttttttttctacaccATTCCTCACATGTTT
Protein-coding sequences here:
- the LOC139193329 gene encoding uncharacterized protein encodes the protein MALEIPMDVIKQVQISLREEAELSSYDPEKIVDLPVRANELNRAQTARNDELSLSDLLNLEIKWTSKREKIETDLPNEIPNLLKLPDLAGVNLDNFFFEERKMVLRTTEGESGDSGWAASFQFAASESQASETLPLASEILPRASESLSQASESLYQASESLSQASESLPQESKSLDAFVGSTVDFSARIGTVFGSVVDSMNEKSNHSVTGSASSDWFQDDLLGVSNSGFSGEPERLEILAEVKGGIAENVNNSFPDGVDWVQDNQLQITSNKDLDGNVSIPCVQPMMKDIKGPTHYKG